Proteins found in one Thermodesulfatator atlanticus DSM 21156 genomic segment:
- a CDS encoding universal stress protein, with protein MHTKTRPHLQSVLIPVDKTEHSERAVKFAARLVSPISPEITKKVTLIHIIAYSYLEKMASNIDIRFKNILESPLFKRILEQHVEKEVNPFLEEFAKIFKENKFSGELEKHISQGEPGKEIVTFAEKNNIESIIMGRRKRSHTAETLLGSCSHIVIHRAKKQNIFIVGQEVREEGCPVNKILVPVDGSRPSYRAVKEAAAIANCFPEGMVQVSIISVLDPIYLDQNSDEEKEVHKIIEKARQILKDEGLNDGQINSYLEFGDPGRTIARIADEEGFPLIMMGRTGKSGLREIVLGSVSTRVIHKVEKATVGLVPIKNGDFID; from the coding sequence ATGCACACCAAAACTCGTCCTCATTTACAAAGTGTTTTAATCCCCGTTGATAAAACGGAACATTCAGAAAGGGCGGTCAAATTTGCTGCAAGGCTGGTTTCCCCTATCTCTCCAGAAATAACCAAAAAAGTTACCCTTATTCACATAATTGCTTATAGTTATCTAGAAAAAATGGCCTCAAACATAGACATTAGGTTTAAAAATATTCTAGAAAGCCCTCTTTTTAAGCGCATTCTTGAACAGCACGTGGAAAAAGAAGTAAATCCCTTCCTGGAAGAGTTCGCAAAAATTTTCAAGGAAAACAAGTTCTCAGGAGAACTTGAAAAGCATATTTCCCAAGGTGAACCTGGCAAAGAAATCGTAACCTTCGCCGAAAAAAATAATATAGAAAGCATCATTATGGGAAGGAGAAAACGCTCTCATACGGCGGAAACACTACTAGGCAGCTGTAGCCATATTGTAATTCATCGCGCTAAAAAGCAAAACATCTTTATTGTGGGACAGGAAGTGCGGGAAGAAGGTTGCCCGGTAAATAAAATACTGGTTCCAGTTGATGGCTCAAGGCCTTCTTATCGTGCGGTAAAAGAAGCTGCTGCAATTGCCAATTGTTTTCCTGAAGGAATGGTACAAGTTTCAATAATATCTGTGCTAGATCCCATTTATCTTGATCAAAATTCAGATGAAGAAAAAGAAGTACACAAAATCATAGAAAAAGCCCGCCAAATTTTAAAAGACGAAGGGCTTAATGATGGCCAAATAAACTCTTACCTAGAATTTGGCGATCCAGGAAGAACAATCGCCCGCATTGCAGACGAGGAAGGATTCCCTTTGATAATGATGGGTCGAACTGGGAAATCTGGCCTTCGAGAAATCGTATTGGGAAGTGTTTCTACAAGGGTCATTCATAAAGTTGAAAAAGCAACCGTAGGATTGGTTCCTATTAAGAATGGAGATTTTATAGACTAG
- a CDS encoding sulfite exporter TauE/SafE family protein has translation MDKFDWRKVTLLVCLLVGVIFYYSWGQASPEAAKEAISSVAENAAAVSSKPWWFWPLALFITTFLIGIVAVLGGVGGGVLFVPIVSGFFPFNLDFVRTAGLLVALSGALAAGPGLLMRNLASLRLAIPIALIASTASIIGAMIGLALPRNIVQILLGVTILFIVALMFFSKKSEFPEVKNPDRLGLALGMWGIYREESTGEVYKWHVHRTPLGLLLFIVIGVMAGMFGLGAGWANIPVLNLLMGAPIKISVATSKFLLSITDTSAAWIYINSGGIIPLIVIPSLVGIMLGSFIGVRLLAIARPAMVRWIVIGMLLFAGVRAVLKGLGI, from the coding sequence ATGGATAAATTTGATTGGAGGAAGGTAACCCTACTTGTCTGTCTTCTTGTTGGTGTCATCTTTTATTATTCGTGGGGCCAAGCCTCTCCAGAAGCAGCTAAAGAAGCCATTAGTTCCGTTGCGGAAAATGCCGCTGCAGTTAGCAGCAAACCCTGGTGGTTCTGGCCCTTAGCTCTATTTATTACGACTTTTTTGATAGGAATCGTAGCAGTGCTTGGGGGAGTAGGAGGAGGAGTGCTATTTGTCCCCATTGTTAGCGGTTTTTTTCCTTTTAATTTAGATTTTGTTCGTACCGCTGGGCTTTTGGTGGCTCTTTCAGGGGCCTTGGCTGCTGGGCCAGGGCTTCTTATGAGGAATCTCGCCTCGTTACGTCTTGCTATTCCCATTGCTTTGATAGCTTCTACAGCTTCTATTATAGGTGCCATGATCGGTCTTGCGCTACCAAGAAACATCGTCCAAATACTTCTTGGTGTTACTATTCTTTTCATAGTAGCGCTTATGTTCTTTTCTAAGAAAAGCGAATTCCCCGAAGTAAAAAATCCCGATCGCCTAGGGCTAGCCTTGGGGATGTGGGGAATTTATCGCGAAGAATCCACCGGCGAAGTTTACAAATGGCACGTCCACAGAACTCCCTTGGGACTACTTCTCTTTATTGTCATAGGTGTTATGGCGGGAATGTTTGGCCTGGGGGCTGGTTGGGCTAACATCCCGGTTTTGAATTTATTAATGGGTGCCCCTATAAAAATTTCTGTTGCCACTAGTAAGTTTTTGCTCTCAATCACCGACACCTCTGCTGCCTGGATTTACATCAATAGCGGCGGCATTATCCCCTTAATAGTAATCCCCTCTCTAGTAGGCATTATGCTTGGTTCTTTCATTGGTGTAAGGCTTCTTGCCATCGCACGTCCTGCAATGGTGCGCTGGATTGTTATCGGTATGCTTCTTTTTGCAGGAGTAAGGGCTGTTCTAAAAGGACTAGGAATTTAA
- a CDS encoding sulfite exporter TauE/SafE family protein, producing the protein MAGGPVTGHVSPEQLQIVTQILSSDPLNYLWIALLGFMGGTLSGFIGSGGAFLMTPGMMNLGVPGVMAVGANITHKFGKAMMGSRKHGEMGHVDKKLAVFLLITALIGIKLAVWVNGYMFHHLGKAGSSLYVSAFFVLTLSVIGGSMLRDALRTARGTAVGPSKALLNLSSKLRIPPMINFPVAGVKISLWTILFVGTAVGYMAGTIGVGGFIGVPAMIYVFGVPTVVAAGTELFLAMFMGAWGAFNYALAGFVDLRLTFLLYAGSLVGIYFGAIGTKLVKELYIRMVTAILILLCCVSRGLAIPEYLHKLNIISLSERSAQMFELGSKFFLFASGGIATLLIIYWTLKGHIEKQRLVKKYGLISIGEKSLSA; encoded by the coding sequence ATGGCAGGAGGACCTGTTACAGGACATGTATCCCCAGAACAACTGCAAATCGTCACCCAGATATTATCATCAGATCCTTTAAACTATTTGTGGATAGCCTTGTTAGGATTCATGGGTGGCACTCTTTCTGGATTTATTGGCTCAGGAGGTGCCTTTTTAATGACCCCCGGCATGATGAACCTAGGGGTACCAGGGGTCATGGCTGTAGGTGCTAATATTACGCATAAATTTGGTAAAGCGATGATGGGCTCTCGCAAACACGGCGAAATGGGCCATGTGGACAAAAAACTTGCTGTTTTCCTGCTCATTACAGCATTAATAGGAATTAAGCTGGCTGTCTGGGTAAATGGTTATATGTTTCACCATCTAGGTAAGGCTGGATCAAGCTTATACGTTAGTGCTTTCTTTGTGCTAACTCTTAGTGTCATCGGCGGCTCTATGTTGCGTGATGCCTTGCGTACCGCTAGAGGAACTGCTGTTGGACCATCTAAAGCGTTGCTCAACCTTTCAAGTAAGCTCCGAATTCCACCTATGATTAATTTCCCCGTGGCTGGTGTTAAAATATCTCTCTGGACAATTCTTTTCGTAGGAACCGCCGTGGGCTACATGGCGGGAACCATTGGCGTGGGTGGCTTTATCGGTGTTCCTGCTATGATTTACGTTTTCGGCGTCCCTACGGTTGTGGCTGCTGGAACAGAGCTCTTTTTGGCCATGTTCATGGGAGCCTGGGGAGCTTTTAACTATGCCCTGGCAGGCTTTGTCGATTTGAGGCTTACTTTTCTCCTTTACGCTGGTTCTCTTGTTGGCATTTACTTTGGTGCTATTGGAACTAAGCTTGTAAAAGAATTATATATCCGCATGGTTACCGCTATTTTAATTCTTCTTTGCTGTGTGTCTCGCGGCCTTGCAATTCCTGAGTATTTACATAAGCTGAACATCATCAGCCTCTCGGAAAGAAGTGCTCAAATGTTTGAACTCGGTAGCAAATTCTTCTTGTTCGCCAGCGGTGGAATAGCAACTCTTCTAATTATTTACTGGACCCTTAAGGGGCACATTGAAAAACAGCGTTTGGTGAAAAAATATGGATTAATCTCTATAGGAGAAAAATCTCTGTCTGCATAA
- a CDS encoding universal stress protein: MAYKHLLVPIDGSDIGFKAIEQAADLAKQYNAKMTILFVIPKGGEFVDLFNIKTVTKAFEEEAKKFFEKARKITTEKNISPSFRIAEGKPYEKIIEVAKLLGCDLIIMGSHGRGSIEKFFIGSCTERVLKEAPCPVLVVRD; this comes from the coding sequence ATGGCCTACAAACATTTGTTAGTTCCTATCGACGGGTCAGACATAGGTTTTAAGGCAATTGAACAAGCAGCTGATTTAGCAAAACAATACAATGCCAAAATGACAATCCTTTTTGTTATCCCTAAAGGTGGCGAGTTTGTAGACTTATTCAATATAAAAACAGTCACAAAGGCTTTTGAAGAAGAAGCCAAAAAGTTTTTTGAAAAAGCACGAAAAATTACCACAGAAAAAAATATCTCCCCCTCTTTTCGTATTGCAGAAGGCAAACCATATGAAAAAATCATTGAAGTAGCTAAGTTGTTAGGTTGTGATCTCATTATTATGGGAAGCCATGGTAGAGGTAGTATTGAAAAATTTTTTATTGGTAGTTGTACAGAACGCGTTCTTAAAGAGGCCCCTTGTCCGGTATTAGTTGTCCGCGATTAA
- a CDS encoding ArsB/NhaD family transporter, which translates to MLKTAFLPRFWLITLFVLGLSVSSWAGGGAIHKAHTPEGNVYIFGKIIDTHKEPVPEAEVKVYVNGKPYHETHILTELDGSFYIDLLLKPEELKQSRIDIVFSKSAYKKEDVSLTANDFAEKDGKYYAKLNITLKRALSPAFWIATGVFILAYVLISFELLHRTLAAMLGAATMLVITYTIGVFNPDYRILSYDSAIKSIDMNVIFLLMGMMIIIGVLKNTGVFQWCAYKCYQLSRGNVFILSVVLMIFTGFSSAFLDNVTTMLLLTPVTIEIALALGINPLSLLIPEILASNIGGTATLIGDPPNIMIGSYAGLTFLQFVEKLAPVCVLSLIVLSIYNRFVYQKEYNKSHIEDIDAFMEKLRQEYQITDKTLLSFGLLVMGVVILMFLLHGVLHMEVSIAALFGASIIFTYSALTKKVDIAHLVEKDIEWLTLLFFIFLFMLVGAVEEVGLLDIVADWVLHLSHGNLIAAICLILWVSAFMSAFVDNIPFTATMLPITAYLTKVIPGAESGVLWWALALGACFGGNGTMIGASANVVTLGIAEATGHRTTFFGFMKVAAPFTIISVLIANLWLIFFLK; encoded by the coding sequence ATGTTAAAAACGGCCTTTTTACCGCGGTTTTGGCTAATCACTCTTTTCGTTTTGGGACTTTCTGTATCGAGCTGGGCAGGGGGAGGAGCTATCCACAAAGCACATACCCCTGAGGGTAATGTATATATTTTTGGCAAAATTATCGATACCCACAAAGAGCCCGTGCCAGAGGCCGAAGTAAAAGTATACGTTAACGGAAAGCCCTACCATGAGACCCACATTCTTACGGAACTAGATGGTTCTTTTTATATCGACCTTCTGCTTAAGCCTGAAGAACTAAAACAATCACGAATTGATATTGTCTTTTCAAAATCTGCTTACAAAAAAGAAGATGTTTCTCTTACAGCAAATGATTTTGCTGAAAAAGACGGAAAATACTATGCCAAACTAAACATAACTTTAAAAAGAGCTTTGAGTCCAGCCTTTTGGATTGCTACAGGTGTTTTTATTTTGGCTTATGTTCTCATCTCTTTTGAGCTGCTACATCGTACCCTTGCAGCCATGCTTGGTGCTGCCACTATGCTCGTTATTACCTACACCATAGGCGTATTTAATCCTGATTATCGCATTCTTTCTTATGATAGCGCTATCAAATCTATTGATATGAACGTAATTTTTCTCTTGATGGGTATGATGATAATTATCGGTGTTTTAAAAAATACAGGGGTATTTCAATGGTGCGCTTACAAATGCTATCAACTCTCGCGCGGAAATGTCTTTATACTTTCGGTTGTATTGATGATCTTTACGGGGTTTTCATCTGCTTTTCTCGATAATGTTACTACGATGCTTCTTCTTACCCCTGTAACCATTGAAATTGCCCTTGCCCTGGGAATTAATCCTTTATCTTTGCTTATTCCTGAAATTTTAGCATCAAATATCGGCGGAACTGCCACTCTTATTGGTGATCCTCCTAATATCATGATTGGTTCCTATGCAGGGCTTACTTTTCTGCAATTTGTAGAAAAATTAGCTCCTGTGTGCGTGCTTTCCTTGATAGTGCTTTCTATTTACAACCGTTTTGTCTATCAGAAGGAATACAATAAATCTCATATCGAAGACATCGATGCTTTTATGGAAAAATTGAGGCAAGAATATCAAATTACTGACAAAACACTTCTTTCTTTTGGTCTTTTAGTAATGGGAGTTGTTATTCTCATGTTTTTGCTCCATGGTGTACTTCACATGGAAGTAAGCATTGCAGCTCTATTTGGAGCAAGTATCATATTTACATATAGTGCCTTAACTAAGAAAGTCGATATTGCCCATCTAGTAGAAAAAGACATAGAATGGCTAACACTTCTCTTTTTTATCTTTCTTTTTATGCTTGTAGGAGCTGTTGAAGAAGTAGGCTTATTAGATATTGTGGCTGACTGGGTGTTGCATTTGTCCCATGGCAATCTTATAGCTGCTATCTGCTTAATCCTTTGGGTGTCTGCTTTTATGAGCGCCTTTGTTGACAACATTCCCTTTACCGCTACGATGCTCCCTATCACGGCTTATTTGACTAAAGTAATCCCCGGCGCAGAGTCTGGTGTTCTTTGGTGGGCCCTTGCTTTAGGAGCATGCTTTGGTGGAAACGGAACCATGATCGGTGCCAGCGCTAATGTTGTCACCCTTGGAATCGCAGAAGCCACTGGACACCGGACTACCTTTTTCGGATTCATGAAAGTGGCTGCGCCTTTCACTATAATTAGCGTATTGATAGCTAATCTCTGGCTCATATTTTTCCTTAAATAA